One window of the Clostridium sp. MB40-C1 genome contains the following:
- the spoIVB gene encoding SpoIVB peptidase: MKNKFKCIICWILIPIIILSMGIYLKKSSLPDVVFLKENQELKSNHFIKINKQSLFTKKDKYDEQVLDVSFLGVLPLKSVSVKPVPDMKVYPGGTPVGVKLNTKGVLVVAFCDIETPKGINISPSAEGGVQVGDTITKLNNRAINNSEELINELSTNKGKKILVTLERDNKIIEKSIKPIKDKKDNRYKIGLWVRDSTSGVGTLTFYDKNSNRFGALGHPITDVDTGTILKINNGEILESSIVSVRKGQKGNPGELRGIFINEDINIGKVDKNTICGIYGDGDKKLVGKKLNKPMKIALRNEIKEGSAQILTTIDGDEPQLYDIKIEKLLVQDTPGPKSMVIRITDPRLLSKTGGIVQGMSGSPIIQENKIVGAVTHVLINKPEVGYGIYIEWMLQDAGILTNH; this comes from the coding sequence ATGAAGAATAAATTTAAGTGCATAATATGCTGGATTTTAATTCCCATTATAATTTTATCTATGGGTATATATTTAAAAAAATCCAGTTTACCTGATGTAGTTTTTTTAAAAGAAAATCAGGAATTAAAATCCAACCATTTTATAAAAATAAATAAACAATCTTTATTTACTAAGAAAGATAAATATGATGAACAGGTACTAGATGTAAGTTTTCTAGGTGTTTTGCCTCTAAAGTCAGTATCTGTTAAGCCTGTACCTGATATGAAAGTTTATCCTGGAGGAACTCCAGTTGGAGTTAAATTAAATACTAAAGGAGTTCTTGTTGTTGCATTTTGTGATATAGAAACACCAAAAGGCATAAATATAAGTCCTTCTGCTGAAGGAGGAGTTCAAGTAGGAGATACTATTACTAAATTAAACAATAGAGCTATAAATAATTCAGAAGAATTGATAAATGAATTAAGTACAAATAAAGGTAAAAAAATCCTAGTAACTTTAGAAAGAGACAATAAAATTATTGAAAAGTCAATAAAACCTATAAAAGATAAAAAAGATAATAGATATAAAATAGGATTATGGGTTAGAGATTCAACATCAGGAGTAGGAACTTTAACTTTTTATGATAAAAATAGTAATAGATTTGGGGCATTAGGACATCCAATTACAGATGTAGATACTGGCACAATCTTAAAAATAAATAATGGGGAAATTCTTGAATCATCTATTGTATCAGTAAGAAAAGGACAAAAAGGAAATCCAGGTGAATTAAGAGGGATATTTATAAATGAGGATATAAATATAGGTAAAGTAGATAAAAATACTATTTGTGGAATATATGGTGATGGAGATAAAAAACTTGTAGGGAAGAAATTAAATAAGCCTATGAAAATTGCTTTAAGAAATGAAATAAAGGAAGGATCAGCTCAAATATTAACAACTATAGATGGAGATGAACCTCAGTTATATGATATAAAAATCGAAAAATTATTAGTTCAAGATACCCCAGGACCTAAAAGCATGGTTATAAGAATAACAGATCCAAGATTATTAAGCAAAACAGGTGGAATTGTTCAAGGAATGAGTGGAAGTCCAATTATTCAAGAGAATAAAATTGTTGGAGCTGTAACTCATGTATTGATTAATAAACCTGAAGTTGGATATGGAATTTATATAGAATGGATGCTTCAAGATGCAGGTATTTTAACGAATCACTAG
- the spo0A gene encoding sporulation transcription factor Spo0A, producing the protein MENSKISVVIADDNKEFCSILNDYLLNQPDIVVTGVAKDGIEALKLIQEKKPDLVVLDIIMPHLDGLGVLERLNSISMEPMPRVIVLSAVGQDKITQRAITLGADYYVVKPFDMDVFTKRIRQMFNNNVLSNEVKRPVSLIENEEIRTSSSEPLDLESEITNIIHEIGVPAHIKGYMYLREAITMVVNDIELLSAVTKELYPSIAKKYNTTASRVERAIRHAIEVAWSRGQVETINKIFGYTIHNGKGKPTNSEFIAMVADKLRLKNKVS; encoded by the coding sequence ATGGAAAATAGTAAAATAAGTGTAGTTATTGCAGATGATAATAAAGAATTTTGTAGTATTCTAAATGATTATCTATTAAATCAACCAGATATTGTTGTTACAGGTGTAGCTAAAGATGGAATCGAAGCATTAAAGTTAATACAAGAAAAGAAACCTGATCTTGTAGTATTAGACATAATAATGCCTCATTTAGATGGATTAGGCGTTTTAGAAAGATTAAATAGTATAAGCATGGAACCAATGCCAAGAGTAATAGTATTATCAGCAGTAGGACAGGATAAAATAACACAAAGAGCTATAACATTAGGTGCTGATTATTATGTAGTAAAACCATTTGATATGGATGTATTTACAAAAAGAATTAGACAGATGTTCAATAATAATGTATTAAGCAACGAAGTTAAAAGGCCTGTTTCTTTAATTGAAAATGAAGAAATTAGAACCTCAAGTAGTGAACCCTTAGATTTAGAATCTGAAATTACAAATATTATTCATGAAATAGGTGTTCCTGCTCATATTAAAGGATATATGTATTTAAGAGAAGCAATAACTATGGTTGTAAATGATATAGAACTTTTATCAGCAGTTACAAAAGAATTATATCCATCAATAGCAAAAAAATATAATACTACGGCTAGTAGAGTAGAAAGAGCAATAAGACACGCCATAGAAGTTGCATGGTCAAGAGGACAAGTGGAAACTATTAATAAGATATTTGGGTATACTATACATAATGGTAAAGGTAAACCTACAAATAGTGAATTTATTGCTATGGTTGCAGATAAACTAAGATTAAAAAATAAAGTGAGTTAA
- a CDS encoding NUDIX hydrolase, with protein MKYLEKTLEEKNQFKGKIITLDIKTVELPNGKISEREIVKHPGGVAILAYKTDDTIILVEQFRSPIEKNLLEIPAGKLEKGEDIETCCRRELEEETGYKAGRITFLGKIVTSPGFCDECIYIFKAEDLYEGQIGGDEDEFINLYEVEVEKVKDMIKKGEIIDAKTISAFMLI; from the coding sequence ATGAAATATTTAGAAAAAACTCTAGAAGAAAAAAATCAATTTAAAGGTAAAATAATTACTTTAGATATAAAAACTGTTGAATTACCAAATGGAAAAATTTCAGAGAGAGAGATTGTAAAACATCCTGGAGGAGTAGCGATTTTAGCCTATAAAACAGATGATACTATTATTTTAGTGGAACAATTTAGAAGTCCTATAGAAAAAAACTTACTAGAAATACCAGCAGGTAAATTAGAAAAAGGAGAAGACATAGAAACTTGTTGTAGAAGAGAGTTAGAGGAAGAAACAGGATACAAGGCTGGAAGAATTACTTTTTTAGGAAAAATTGTAACAAGTCCTGGTTTTTGTGATGAGTGTATTTATATTTTCAAAGCAGAAGATTTATATGAAGGGCAAATAGGTGGAGATGAAGATGAGTTTATTAACTTATATGAGGTAGAAGTGGAAAAAGTAAAAGACATGATAAAAAAAGGTGAAATAATAGACGCTAAAACCATTTCTGCTTTTATGCTTATTTAA
- the spoIIM gene encoding stage II sporulation protein M, with the protein MQNPKPFSGIFQYMQKNLFLYIISLLFLCIGIVLGIYAVKYMGESEKHNLIDYILQYTNNINSVQVSKKQVFLQALKNNIPFLIIIWFLGLSMIGIPIILILDGIKGFTMGFTASFMINCLGSKGILVNLLTVFPQNIIYIPCIVIISVAAMEFSLNLLKNNSLNNLKPSNNLMKIMPYSTVFLIILCFMTIGFILEGYLTSSILKLIVMETGCVFA; encoded by the coding sequence ATGCAAAATCCAAAGCCCTTCAGTGGGATATTTCAATACATGCAAAAAAATTTATTTCTATACATCATAAGTCTTCTGTTTCTTTGTATAGGTATAGTACTTGGAATTTATGCAGTTAAATACATGGGAGAATCAGAGAAACATAACTTAATAGACTATATTTTGCAATATACTAATAATATTAATTCTGTACAAGTAAGTAAAAAACAAGTATTCTTACAAGCATTAAAAAATAATATACCTTTTTTAATCATCATATGGTTTTTAGGACTTTCGATGATTGGGATACCTATTATATTAATATTAGATGGGATAAAAGGCTTTACTATGGGATTTACAGCAAGTTTTATGATTAATTGTTTAGGTAGTAAAGGTATATTAGTTAATTTGTTAACGGTATTTCCTCAAAATATAATATATATTCCATGTATTGTTATAATATCTGTGGCAGCTATGGAATTTTCATTAAATCTTTTAAAAAACAATTCACTAAATAACTTGAAACCTAGCAACAATTTAATGAAAATTATGCCTTATTCAACAGTGTTTTTAATTATTCTCTGTTTTATGACTATAGGATTTATACTTGAAGGATATTTAACTTCTAGTATATTAAAATTAATAGTTATGGAAACTGGATGTGTATTTGCATGA
- the xerD gene encoding site-specific tyrosine recombinase XerD, whose translation MNEYLINFIEDMRKKELSNNTIEAYKRDINKFNKFISKRKEKVDEIDIVSIMAYVQALKKEGSANSSIIRNLVSIRGFYKYLIKIGKTNENPLINYEVPKNKRNIPEILTVEEVDKLLSAPDLDTSKGVRDRAMLEIMYAAGIKVSELLTLSIFDISTKLSYIKCKGSKNKERIIPIGSYAVNCLNDYLKIRNRINLNNSNLLFFNLRGGKMTRQGFWKIVKEYATESGINKRIDSYTLRHSFAVHLLQNGADMKSVQELLGHNSIATTQIYSGISKQSKIVDVYKSAHPRA comes from the coding sequence ATGAATGAATATTTAATTAATTTTATAGAAGATATGAGAAAAAAGGAATTAAGTAATAATACTATAGAAGCTTATAAAAGAGATATAAATAAATTCAATAAATTTATATCTAAAAGAAAAGAAAAAGTAGATGAAATAGATATAGTTTCTATTATGGCTTATGTACAAGCATTAAAAAAAGAGGGAAGTGCTAATAGTTCCATAATTAGAAATTTAGTATCCATTAGGGGATTTTATAAATATCTTATAAAGATAGGAAAAACAAATGAAAATCCTCTTATAAATTATGAGGTTCCTAAAAATAAACGAAATATCCCTGAAATACTTACTGTAGAAGAAGTGGACAAACTTCTAAGTGCACCAGATTTAGATACTTCAAAGGGTGTAAGAGATAGAGCTATGTTGGAAATTATGTACGCAGCAGGCATAAAAGTATCAGAGTTATTAACTCTATCAATTTTTGATATAAGCACAAAGTTATCCTACATAAAATGTAAAGGGAGTAAAAATAAAGAGAGAATAATACCTATTGGGTCCTATGCTGTAAATTGTTTAAATGACTACCTTAAAATTCGAAATAGAATAAATTTAAATAATTCTAACCTTTTATTCTTTAATTTAAGGGGAGGAAAAATGACAAGACAGGGATTTTGGAAGATAGTTAAAGAATATGCGACAGAATCAGGAATAAATAAAAGAATTGATTCTTATACTTTAAGACATTCTTTTGCGGTACATTTACTTCAAAATGGAGCAGATATGAAATCGGTTCAGGAGTTATTAGGACATAATTCTATAGCCACAACTCAAATTTATTCTGGTATATCAAAGCAAAGCAAAATTGTAGATGTATATAAAAGTGCACATCCTAGAGCTTAA